From the Cystobacter ferrugineus genome, the window CTGAACTGGCCCTGGGCGAGGGCACACAGTCCGAGCCCGAGGCAGCGCAGGGCCTCGCCGGAGTTCTTCAGGATGCCGATGCCCGCGCTCACCAATCCCTGTCCCAGCAGGGCGCCGAGCCCCTCGCTGGGGGCGGAGGGGCGGCGCGTGGCGCGATGCGGCGGGGCGAGGTGGTGTCGGGGGGACTCACTCCGGGCGGACACCGGGGAAGTGGCGGTTGCCTCGGGACGGGGGACGAGGGTGAGACGGGACGCGGGGCGGGCACGCATGGCACCTCCAGGGGAGCGGGCAACCCAGGCCCCGTACGATTGGCCTCCCTGTCTGGTGTGGACACCCGCCCCGGGGTTCGGGAGGCGTGCCCACCCGTCAACAATGTCTTCTCAGCGTCGCGCTATGGGGATCTAATCTTCCGGGTCGTCCACGTAATCAAGTGCGATTTCGGCCTGTTCCCGGTAGAGAGGTACGACCTCAACAGCCAATACTGCCTCCAGCATCTCTCGCGCTCCGGCTACATCTCCTGCTTTCTTGCGGCGGGCGGAATCAACGAGCGCTCGGGATAACCGCCGACTTCCCTCGAAAATCCGGCGGCGCATCTCGC encodes:
- a CDS encoding DUSAM domain-containing protein; the protein is MGEPHDWDKVLGLYARLERNEAIEPNAEVRDLCRRVARDVAINHDDAERALLTSSGAETLIREMRRRIFEGSRRLSRALVDSARRKKAGDVAGAREMLEAVLAVEVVPLYREQAEIALDYVDDPED